In a single window of the Leptospira sanjuanensis genome:
- a CDS encoding ABC transporter ATP-binding protein produces the protein MTTPESKRIKIANLRKSYQSGKLKTEVLKGLELDIPSSSVITLMGPSGSGKSTFLNILSGIDTPDQGEVIVNGKSLHSMNERELTRYRRQDTGIIFQFFHLLPYLDALENVAVPLYISGIGKAQARKTAEEALAKVGLTERKLHKPDELSGGEQQRVAIARAVCKNPSLILADEPTGNLDTKNAEKIIRLLMDLQKQNGFTLFIVTHDQKLGSIGEYRLKMADGILTD, from the coding sequence ATGACGACACCCGAATCGAAACGAATCAAAATCGCGAATCTTCGCAAGTCCTATCAAAGCGGAAAACTCAAAACGGAAGTTCTCAAAGGATTGGAATTGGACATACCCAGTTCTTCCGTCATCACTTTGATGGGACCTTCGGGTTCCGGAAAATCAACTTTTTTGAATATACTTTCCGGCATCGATACCCCCGATCAGGGAGAAGTCATCGTCAACGGAAAGTCTCTTCATTCGATGAACGAACGGGAACTCACGCGCTACAGAAGACAGGATACGGGAATCATATTCCAATTCTTTCATCTACTTCCTTATTTAGACGCTCTGGAGAATGTGGCCGTTCCTTTATACATTTCCGGAATCGGTAAAGCCCAAGCCCGCAAAACCGCGGAAGAAGCCCTTGCAAAAGTCGGATTGACCGAACGAAAACTCCACAAACCCGACGAACTTTCCGGAGGAGAACAACAAAGAGTCGCGATCGCTAGAGCCGTTTGCAAAAATCCTTCCCTCATCTTGGCGGACGAACCGACTGGCAACTTGGATACGAAGAACGCGGAGAAGATCATTCGTCTTCTTATGGATTTACAAAAACAAAACGGCTTCACGTTGTTCATCGTCACCCACGATCAAAAACTCGGTTCCATCGGAGAATACCGTCTGAAAATGGCGGACGGAATTCTTACGGATTGA